In Gossypium hirsutum isolate 1008001.06 chromosome D06, Gossypium_hirsutum_v2.1, whole genome shotgun sequence, one genomic interval encodes:
- the LOC107924121 gene encoding pentatricopeptide repeat-containing protein At3g16010, whose product MKTIMLPAFALRRCISTSACLCQRIKQTDNEIVQMFQLPVPMRDWAFNRNFPKKNAYARTLDKRFIRILKIFKWGPDAEKALEVLKLKVDHQLVREVLMIDVEINVKIQFFKWAGKRRNFEHDSTTYLALIHCLDEAGLVGEMWKTIQDMVRSTCVVGPAELSEIVRILGKAKMVNKALSIFYQIKSRKCKPTASTYNAIILMLMQEGHHEKVHELYNEMCNEGNCLPDTITYTALMSTFSKLGRHDSAIRLFEEMKENGLQPTPKIYTTLIEIYFKLGRTESALGLVQEMTGNACSPTVFTYTELIKGLGKAGRVEDAYGIFMNMLKEGGKPDVVLINNMINILGKVGRLEDALKLFNEMKSWQCAPNVVTYNTIIKALFDNKAPISETSSWFEKMKADGVVPSSFTYSILIDGFCKANRVEKALLFLEEMDEKGFPPCPAAYCSLINSLGKAKRYEAASELFQELKENCGHSSARVYAVMIKLFGKCGHLSKAVDLFNEMKKLGCNPDVYTYNALMSGMIRAGMIDEAHSLLRTMEENGCTPDLNSHNIILNGLARTGGPKRAIEMLTKMKNLKIKPDAVSYNTVLGCLSRAGMFEEAAKLMKEMKASGFEYDLITYSSILEAVGKADEYNNLTAF is encoded by the exons ATGAAAACTATAATGCTGCCGGCGTTTGCTTTGAGGCGATGTATATCGACTTCGGCTTGCCTCTGCCAAAGAATCAAGCAAACAG ATAATGAGATAGTGCAGATGTTCCAGTTGCCAGTTCCAATGCGGGACTGGGCTTTTAACCGGAATTTTCCGAAGAAGAATGCTTATGCTCGAACATTGGACAAGAGGtttataagaattttaaaaatatttaagtgGGGGCCTGATGCAGAGAAGGCATTGGAAGTGCTAAAGCTGAAGGTGGATCATCAGTTGGTTCGAGAGGTTTTGATGATAGATGTAGAGATTAATGTTAAGATCCAGTTCTTCAAGTGGGCTGGGAAAAGAAGGAATTTCGAACATGATTCTACGACATACTTGGCTTTGATTCATTGTTTAGATGAAGCGGGACTTGTTGGTGAAATGTGGAAAACTATCCAAGACATGGTCCGGAGTACGTGTGTTGTTGGTCCTGCTGAATTATCCGAAATTGTGAGAATCTTAGGCAAGGCTAAAATGGTGAACAAGGCTCTCTCCATCTTTTATCAGATTAAAAGCCGCAAGTGCAAGCCAACAGCTAGTACTTATAATGCTATAATCTtgatgttgatgcaagaaggacaCCATGAAAAAGTTCACGAACTCTATAATGAGATGTGTAATGAGGGTAACTGTTTACCAGACACAATAACATACACTGCACTAATGTCCACTTTCAGTAAGTTAGGCCGTCATGATTCTGCCATTAGATTGTTTGAGGAAATGAAGGAGAATGGGTTGCAACCTACGCCAAAGATTTATACAACCTTGATTGAAATCTATTTTAAGCTAGGTAGGACTGAGTCAGCTTTAGGTCTAGTCCAAGAGATGACAGGGAATGCCTGTAGCCCAACTGTTTTTACTTACACAGAGTTGATAAAGGGGCTTGGAAAAGCCGGAAGGGTTGAAGATGCCTATGGCATATTCATGAACATGTTAAAAGAAGGTGGTAAGCCTGATGTTGTGCTTATCAACAATATGATTAACATTTTGGGCAAAGTGGGTCGATTGGAAGATGCTCTTAAGCTTTTCAATGAAATGAAGTCTTGGCAATGTGCACCGAATGTTGTAACATATAACACTATAATTAAAGCTTTATTTGACAACAAAGCCCCAATATCCGAGACATCATCCTGGTTTGAGAAGATGAAGGCCGATGGTGTTGTTCCCAGTTCATTTACTTATTCAATTCTTATTGATGGTTTCTGCAAGGCAAACAGAGTTGAGAAAGCTTTGTTATTCCTTGAAGAGATGGATGAAAAAGGCTTTCCTCCTTGTCCGGCTGCATATTGTAGCCTGATCAATAGTCTAGGGAAGGCAAAACGATATGAAGCAGCAAGTGAGCTATTTCAGGAATTGAAAGAGAATTGTGGGCATTCAAGTGCTCGGGTTTATGCTGTGATGATAAAACTTTTTGGGAAGTGCGGCCATCTGAGTAAGGCTGTTGATCTATTCAATGAGATGAAGAAACTGGGATGCAACCCTGATGTTTATACTTACAATGCACTGATGTCAGGGATGATAAGAGCAGGCATGATAGATGAAGCTCATTCCTTGCTGAGAACTATGGAAGAAAATGGTTGCACCCCAGACTTGAATTCTCACAATATCATTCTAAATGGCTTAGCTAGGACAGGTGGCCCAAAGCGGGCAATTGAAATGCTTACAAAGATGAAGAATTTAAAGATTAAACCAGACGCGGTATCTTACAATACGGTTCTTGGTTGTCTCAGCCGAGCTGGTATGTTTGAAGAGGCTGCAAAGTTAATGAAAGAGATGAAAGCAAGTGGGTTTGAATATGATCTCATCACCTACTCATCAATACTTGAGGCAGTTGGCAAGGCTGATGAATATAATAATCTTACTGCTTTCTGA